In Myxococcus stipitatus, the genomic window AGGGAAAGCCGGACCGCAAGCTCTGGCAGGAGCTCTACAAGCCCGTGGGGGCCTATGGCGGTGACAAGGCCTCGGGATGGCTCATGCGCCTGTTCCCCTACGTGGACGCCGGTGGACGACTCAATCACCGCAACCCCATGCTGGAGGTGTCCCACGCGGAGTTGATGGAGGAGGCGAAGCGAGGCGATACGAGATTCGGAGCACGCTGGCTCGCGCCGGACGCCGTTCCCGCGCACCTCTCGAGCGTGCCCATCCACGTCAAGGACCTGAGGGAGGAGGCCACTCGCGTACTCTGGTCCATGGAGGGTGGCGTCCTCGCCGTGGAGGTCGATGCCGCTGGCGCCCTCGTTCCCCGCGCGGGCGTCATCGCTCGCCAGGGGAGCACCTCCGTCCTCGATGTCGTCGAGCGCATCCTCGCGGAGCACGAGGGGCAGCGCGCCTCGAAGGCCGCCCAGGTGTGTCTGGGGCTCGCGGAGTTGACCGCCTTGTTCGACCACCTCGACTCCGCCACCCTCTTCGCGCGCACGAACCCATGGCGCATCCGCCCCGTGGAAGAGCAGGTGGAGATCCACATCCTCCTGGAGGGCGATGACATCTGCCCCGTGCGCGGCATGGTCGACCTCCCGGATGGAACGCTCCTCGCACACCGTTCCTGCAACGGTCGCTGGCGGGAGTCCTTCGTCCTGCTGCGCGCGGAGCTGCTCCATCCCAAGCCGCCGTCCCCCGACGGGATCGCCTTGACGAGGCTGGACAGCTTCAGGCCGGGAATGCCCCAGAGCGACACGCGTCAGCCCGTCGCGGACATCCCCATCGTGGGGCGCTCGCTCATCGCCCTGCTCGCGGATGCGCTCGACCACGGCGGTGACGTGAAGCGTCTGCCCAGGCTCGCGTCGCTCGCGGACGAGTTGAAGCCGCCTCCTCGCCCCAGGACGGGGACGAAGCCTCCAGGGGCGTGAACCCAGGTGTCCATCTCGACTCTCGGAACAAGTGTTCACGTTCGTGAACGCCATTGAGAGGCCGTCACCTCGCCCCCTCCCTCTGGGCCCAGTCCCGACTAAGTGGAAAATTTAAGCGTAGATTGATATTTCCGCTATTGCTGGCTACTCTGTGATGCGTGACCCCCGTCATTGCCCCCGTGCCCGGCCTCCTGGATTCCGTTGCCGCTCCTCGTCTGCGGGAAGTGAAGGCATCGGAGGTCCCGATGCTCGGGAGGTCTCGGCGCGCCGCGTCGCGGGGGCCCCGGGTGATGGTGGTGTCCGAGTCCCCGCTGTTGCGACTGGCGATGGGGCGCGAGCTGTCGCCCCTGTTCGAGGTGGTGACCGCGCTGGGCGCGCCGTCGGCGGATCGCCGGCTGGACGTGGGGGTGGCGTTGGACGCGTTGGTGGTGGACCTGGACGCTCCGGAGCGGTCCGGCGTGCCGGAGTTCCTCGCGCGGCTGGTGGCGGAGCGGGACTTCGGAGGGCCGCGCATCCTGGTGTCCTCGCGTTTCCGCCCGGAGATGGCGGCGGCGTTCAGCGGCTCGTGCCTGACGCACTTCGCGCTCGCGCGGCCGTGGCGGCCAGGCGCGCTGCGCGCCCTGGTGTCGTCGGTGCTGGGGACCTCGACCTCGCTGAGGGCGGTGGGGACCCGCTGAG contains:
- a CDS encoding DUF4419 domain-containing protein; protein product: MILQLSAGMTTFVVDDVEEARTPLETVPLARLVGEALWFAPAGHTRVMDTGGLHPVVAAVHRAFAEHRPLVLSPDVIWLTIAQGFAQHVRLNAEQLRPRLVRHEGRRVLEVSVDSLPRREEEFRAVLDGFRERLRGELGPGLPRLLSCDFSTTTDIERMAGDIVLMDVMSPYFDFYLTCICGIPRITLLGTPEDWHSIRRRIDVIAEFDLSWWTSSLVPIADEFIRAAEGKPDRKLWQELYKPVGAYGGDKASGWLMRLFPYVDAGGRLNHRNPMLEVSHAELMEEAKRGDTRFGARWLAPDAVPAHLSSVPIHVKDLREEATRVLWSMEGGVLAVEVDAAGALVPRAGVIARQGSTSVLDVVERILAEHEGQRASKAAQVCLGLAELTALFDHLDSATLFARTNPWRIRPVEEQVEIHILLEGDDICPVRGMVDLPDGTLLAHRSCNGRWRESFVLLRAELLHPKPPSPDGIALTRLDSFRPGMPQSDTRQPVADIPIVGRSLIALLADALDHGGDVKRLPRLASLADELKPPPRPRTGTKPPGA